The bacterium genome includes a window with the following:
- the cas5c gene encoding type I-C CRISPR-associated protein Cas5c: MMYGIKLKVWGNYACFTRPEMKAERVSYDVITPSSARGILEAIYWKPSIRWAIDKIHVFNPIKFDNIRRNELGTEGESGTKISINKIKKAMSDKVSPVEIFIEDVRQQRASMILKNVCYIIEAHFEIVGNEDNNPAKHKEMFDRRAEKGQCFHSPYFGCREFPVNFELVEGEIPKSELTGKIDLGWMLHDIDFKNNMEAKFFKVRMVDGVITVPPFKEGGEQ; this comes from the coding sequence ATTATGTATGGTATAAAATTAAAAGTTTGGGGTAATTATGCCTGTTTTACTCGTCCAGAGATGAAGGCGGAACGTGTGAGTTATGATGTAATAACACCTTCATCAGCGCGTGGAATTTTAGAAGCAATTTACTGGAAGCCATCTATTCGCTGGGCTATTGATAAAATTCACGTATTTAATCCTATTAAATTTGATAATATCAGACGAAACGAACTTGGGACCGAGGGGGAGAGTGGCACAAAAATATCTATAAACAAAATAAAAAAAGCAATGAGTGACAAAGTATCTCCCGTTGAGATTTTTATAGAAGATGTTCGACAGCAAAGAGCATCAATGATATTAAAGAATGTTTGTTATATTATTGAAGCACATTTTGAAATTGTGGGCAACGAGGATAATAATCCGGCGAAACATAAAGAAATGTTTGACCGTAGGGCAGAAAAGGGGCAATGTTTTCATAGCCCTTATTTTGGATGCAGAGAGTTTCCTGTTAATTTTGAGCTTGTAGAAGGCGAAATTCCTAAGTCTGAATTAACGGGAAAAATTGATTTAGGATGGATGCTTCACGACATAGATTTTAAGAACAATATGGAGGCAAAGTTCTTTAAGGTTCGGATGGTAGATGGGGTTATTACTGTCCCTCCATTTAAAGAAGGAGGCGAGCAATGA
- the cas8c gene encoding type I-C CRISPR-associated protein Cas8c/Csd1, translating into MIIQALNEYYGRLKEDVNSDIPLFGFSREKIHFALVLDKSGKFLDVKDLREKKDKKTIAKELVVPQGTKKSVNIEPNFMWGNTDYVLGASNKEYKEKNRPKEMFKAFKEFQTGLSNEIDDIGMKAMLNFLDSWKPENAEKLNDWKEMAGMNVVFQLDGEREYIHDHLDIKNKWMKYCEGKQSEYIAFCLVSGVKRPIERLHFNIKGVYDPTNTKGANIVSFNQDSFSSYNKIKGFNAPVSKTVAFNYTTALNHLLRFDSRQKVQISDSTTVFWAEGETPIEGFLKDILDPKDNQADLTDLRRFLEAVREGKKPKEIENAQNMKFYILGLSPNASRLSVRFWYVSTVEDISYKIVQHFKDLEIIKSYETDPEYPGMWHLLHETAVQEKTKNISPLLAGALMRSIITGASYPSTLLTVVLNRIKADQKINYLRVALIKAYLVRNWRLKNKKEKEVNMALNREEKDIGYRLGRLFSILEKAQKDAIPGANTTIKDRFYGSASATPSVVFPQLLRLAQHHIQKSDFGANIEKHIEEIMADIPKFPSHLSLEEQGMFAIGYYQQKPELYKKTEKKEG; encoded by the coding sequence ATGATTATTCAGGCATTGAATGAATACTATGGACGATTAAAGGAAGATGTAAATTCAGATATTCCATTGTTTGGCTTTTCAAGAGAAAAAATTCATTTTGCATTAGTTTTAGATAAATCGGGGAAATTTCTGGATGTAAAAGATTTACGTGAGAAAAAGGACAAGAAAACTATTGCTAAAGAATTAGTTGTTCCTCAAGGTACTAAGAAATCAGTTAATATTGAGCCAAATTTTATGTGGGGGAACACAGATTATGTTTTAGGCGCAAGCAATAAAGAATACAAAGAGAAAAATCGTCCTAAAGAAATGTTTAAAGCATTTAAAGAATTTCAGACCGGATTAAGCAATGAAATTGATGATATAGGCATGAAGGCGATGTTGAATTTCCTTGACTCATGGAAGCCAGAAAATGCGGAAAAATTAAATGATTGGAAAGAAATGGCAGGCATGAATGTAGTTTTTCAACTGGATGGTGAACGAGAATACATACATGACCATTTGGATATTAAAAACAAATGGATGAAATATTGCGAAGGAAAACAATCAGAATATATAGCTTTTTGTTTAGTGAGTGGAGTAAAAAGACCAATCGAGCGATTACATTTTAATATCAAAGGGGTTTATGATCCAACAAATACGAAGGGGGCAAATATAGTTTCTTTCAATCAAGATTCTTTTTCTTCATATAATAAAATTAAGGGATTTAATGCACCTGTTAGTAAAACAGTGGCTTTTAATTATACAACTGCCCTTAATCATCTTCTGAGGTTTGACAGTAGACAAAAAGTCCAGATAAGTGATTCTACAACTGTATTTTGGGCAGAAGGAGAGACACCAATTGAGGGATTCTTAAAAGATATTTTAGACCCCAAAGATAATCAGGCAGACTTAACTGATTTACGCAGATTTTTAGAAGCAGTTCGTGAAGGGAAAAAGCCTAAAGAGATTGAAAATGCCCAAAATATGAAATTTTATATTTTGGGGCTGTCACCTAACGCATCTCGCTTGTCTGTGCGTTTTTGGTATGTAAGCACTGTTGAGGATATTAGTTATAAAATTGTCCAGCATTTTAAGGATTTGGAAATCATTAAAAGTTATGAAACTGACCCTGAATATCCGGGGATGTGGCATCTACTTCACGAAACAGCAGTGCAAGAAAAAACAAAAAACATTTCGCCACTTTTGGCAGGTGCATTGATGCGTTCAATAATTACCGGAGCATCTTATCCGTCAACACTTTTAACCGTGGTTTTAAATCGTATCAAAGCAGACCAAAAAATAAATTATCTGCGGGTAGCTTTAATAAAAGCGTACTTGGTAAGAAATTGGAGATTAAAAAATAAAAAAGAAAAGGAGGTCAATATGGCATTAAATAGGGAAGAAAAAGACATTGGTTATCGTCTGGGACGACTTTTCTCAATTCTTGAAAAAGCTCAGAAGGATGCTATCCCAGGTGCAAACACCACAATAAAAGACCGTTTTTATGGATCAGCTTCTGCAACGCCTTCGGTGGTGTTTCCTCAATTATTGCGTTTAGCACAGCATCACATCCAAAAGTCAGATTTTGGAGCAAATATTGAAAAACATATAGAAGAAATTATGGCGGATATTCCTAAATTCCCTTCACATTTAAGCTTAGAAGAACAGGGAATGTTTGCTATAGGGTATTATCAACAGAAACCAGAACTGTATAAAAAAACAGAAAAAAAGGAGGGATAA
- the cas1c gene encoding type I-C CRISPR-associated endonuclease Cas1c: MKKYLNTLFVTTQGAYLSKEGETVVVSVEKETKLQLPIHTIGGIICFGNVSISPYLMGFCAENKVAISFVTQYGRFLASVHGKVSGNVLLRREQYRRADDLIASAEIAKSLLTGKISNCRTVLQRALRDHPDKINTEEIKEASIRLNFSLEQIQNNNSLDELRGIEGEAANTYFSVFDHLIIAQKSDFKFEERNRRPPLDEVNCLMSFLYTLLMHDIRSALESVGLDSCVGFLHRDRPGRPSLALDIMEEFRPFLADRLVLSLINREQIRKKGFQKMESGAVLMNDDTRKELLVAYQKRKQEEIIHPYLKENIQVGLLFYIQALLLSRHLRGDIDGYPVFIWK, translated from the coding sequence ATGAAAAAATACTTAAACACATTATTTGTTACTACACAAGGAGCGTACCTTTCAAAAGAGGGTGAAACTGTTGTTGTTTCTGTTGAGAAAGAAACAAAATTACAATTACCAATTCATACGATTGGAGGCATTATTTGTTTCGGAAATGTTTCTATAAGTCCCTATCTTATGGGATTTTGTGCAGAAAATAAAGTGGCAATTAGCTTTGTAACTCAATACGGACGTTTTCTGGCAAGTGTTCACGGGAAAGTGTCCGGTAACGTTCTTTTGAGACGTGAACAATATCGCCGTGCGGATGATTTGATAGCTTCTGCGGAAATAGCAAAGTCCCTATTGACAGGAAAGATATCAAATTGCCGAACAGTATTGCAAAGAGCCTTGAGAGACCATCCGGATAAAATAAATACAGAAGAAATAAAAGAGGCATCTATACGACTCAATTTTTCTCTTGAGCAGATTCAAAACAATAATTCCTTAGATGAACTTCGTGGTATAGAAGGAGAAGCGGCAAATACGTATTTCAGTGTTTTTGACCATTTAATAATTGCCCAGAAAAGTGATTTTAAGTTTGAAGAAAGAAATAGAAGACCACCGCTTGATGAGGTAAACTGCCTAATGTCTTTTTTATATACTCTTTTAATGCACGATATCAGGTCTGCATTAGAAAGCGTAGGGTTGGATTCCTGCGTTGGTTTTTTACACAGAGATAGACCGGGCAGACCCAGCTTAGCATTGGATATTATGGAGGAGTTTAGACCATTTCTGGCGGACAGATTGGTTCTTTCGCTTATTAATCGTGAGCAAATCCGTAAGAAAGGATTTCAAAAGATGGAGTCAGGAGCTGTTCTTATGAATGATGATACACGTAAAGAACTTCTGGTAGCATATCAAAAACGAAAACAAGAAGAAATAATACATCCATACTTAAAAGAGAATATTCAGGTAGGTTTATTGTTTTATATTCAGGCATTATTATTGAGTCGTCATTTACGTGGCGATATTGACGGATATCCGGTGTTTATTTGGAAATAA
- the cas3 gene encoding CRISPR-associated helicase Cas3' — MKKYYAHSLEGRPQEEWQELKEHLKNVAKLAKQFAEPIGAGDWAYVTGLLHDIGKYSHEFQNMLIKSADNNTNVETKVGHPDHSTAGAQLSNKSLPNGYGKLLSYAIAGHHSGLLDGKSNEACLCDRLNKVVSSYSACPQDILEFNSKIESLPFVPTKGNNERIAFQLQFFIRMLFSCLVDADFLDTEEFMNKDKTLIRGNYPELLQMKKKLDDSLNKKCDEASDTVVNKYRKEILQQCISAADKSSGLFSLTVPTGGGKTLSSLAFAMKHAIKYGMKRIIYVIPYTSIIEQNADVFREIFGEDAVIEHHSNLEINEDDYKLQLAIENWDAPLIVTTNVQFFESLFHNKTSKCRKIHNIANSVIILDEAQMLPVTLLKPCMEVLRELTNSYKATIVLCTATQPALSKTNEFKSGLENVQEIISNPIELYDKFRRVQVSCLSKKQEPTTDEELAKKILEHKKVLCVVNTRKHARELYERIKNEDKEGLYHLTALMCPAHRSVVIQNVKNTLKNKKKCRVISTQLIEAGVDIDFPVVFRSAAGIDSIAQSAGRCNREGKLQMGNVYVFYPEKPPSVGYLRQGVEEAGEIMRKYDDLLSINAVNEYFLNLYWRNGNNLDKNKILERLAEDIAKLNFPFKEIAGDFRMIDNVMESIIIPYNDQAKEIIKQLRYAEFTKNLARKAQRFCVQVYPEVLKKLEGVSVERIQNNYFVLTNSDLYRDDIGLTYDNPIFRKIENNIS; from the coding sequence ATGAAAAAATATTATGCACATAGTTTAGAAGGCAGACCACAAGAGGAATGGCAGGAACTTAAAGAGCATCTAAAAAATGTTGCCAAACTTGCAAAACAATTTGCAGAACCAATAGGGGCGGGAGATTGGGCTTATGTAACGGGGTTGTTGCATGATATTGGAAAATATTCGCATGAATTTCAAAACATGCTGATTAAGTCTGCGGATAACAATACTAATGTGGAAACAAAAGTTGGACATCCTGACCATTCAACAGCTGGTGCGCAGTTATCTAATAAATCACTTCCTAACGGCTATGGTAAATTACTATCTTATGCAATAGCAGGACATCATTCAGGGCTTCTTGACGGAAAGTCAAATGAAGCATGCCTGTGTGATAGGTTAAATAAAGTTGTTTCTAGTTATTCTGCCTGTCCCCAAGATATCCTTGAATTTAATTCAAAAATTGAATCATTGCCGTTTGTTCCTACTAAAGGGAATAATGAACGTATTGCATTTCAACTGCAATTTTTTATCCGTATGCTTTTTTCCTGCCTTGTGGATGCTGATTTTCTAGACACCGAAGAATTTATGAACAAAGACAAAACTTTAATAAGAGGTAACTATCCGGAACTTTTACAAATGAAAAAGAAATTGGATGATTCCTTAAACAAAAAATGTGATGAGGCATCCGATACAGTGGTAAATAAGTATCGTAAAGAAATTTTACAACAGTGTATTTCTGCCGCAGACAAATCATCAGGATTATTTTCTTTAACTGTTCCAACTGGTGGAGGAAAAACTTTATCCTCGCTTGCTTTTGCAATGAAACATGCTATTAAATATGGAATGAAAAGGATTATTTATGTAATTCCTTATACCAGCATAATTGAACAAAATGCGGATGTTTTTAGAGAAATATTCGGCGAGGATGCAGTTATTGAACATCATAGCAACTTGGAAATAAATGAAGATGATTATAAATTACAACTTGCAATTGAAAACTGGGATGCGCCTTTGATCGTTACTACTAATGTGCAATTTTTTGAATCGCTTTTCCATAACAAGACTTCAAAATGTCGTAAGATACATAATATAGCCAACAGTGTTATTATTTTAGATGAAGCACAAATGCTCCCTGTGACCCTATTAAAACCCTGTATGGAGGTTTTAAGGGAATTAACAAATTCATATAAGGCAACCATAGTTTTATGCACTGCAACACAACCGGCTTTATCAAAGACTAACGAATTTAAAAGCGGTTTGGAAAATGTCCAAGAAATTATTTCTAATCCAATAGAATTATATGACAAATTCAGGCGTGTACAAGTATCTTGCTTGTCAAAAAAGCAGGAACCAACTACGGATGAGGAATTGGCAAAAAAGATTTTGGAGCATAAAAAAGTTTTATGTGTGGTTAATACACGAAAACATGCAAGGGAACTTTATGAAAGAATAAAAAATGAAGATAAAGAAGGTTTGTATCATTTAACTGCTTTGATGTGTCCTGCACACCGCTCTGTGGTTATTCAAAATGTAAAAAACACCCTTAAAAACAAGAAAAAATGTAGAGTAATTAGTACACAACTGATAGAAGCAGGAGTAGATATTGATTTCCCTGTTGTATTTCGCTCTGCTGCCGGTATTGATTCTATTGCTCAATCTGCGGGTAGATGTAATAGAGAAGGTAAATTGCAAATGGGTAATGTTTATGTATTTTATCCAGAAAAGCCTCCGTCTGTCGGATATTTGCGTCAAGGTGTTGAAGAAGCTGGTGAGATAATGAGAAAATATGACGATTTATTATCTATAAATGCTGTGAATGAATATTTTCTTAATCTGTATTGGAGAAATGGTAACAATCTGGATAAGAATAAGATTTTAGAAAGATTAGCAGAAGATATTGCTAAACTGAATTTCCCTTTCAAAGAAATAGCAGGTGATTTTAGGATGATAGACAATGTTATGGAGTCAATAATAATTCCGTATAATGATCAGGCAAAAGAAATTATCAAACAATTACGTTATGCGGAGTTTACCAAAAATTTAGCTCGCAAGGCACAGCGGTTTTGCGTACAGGTTTATCCGGAAGTATTAAAAAAATTAGAAGGGGTATCGGTTGAACGGATACAGAATAATTATTTTGTTTTAACTAATTCAGATCTGTATCGCGATGATATCGGATTAACTTATGATAACCCTATATTCCGGAAAATAGAAAATAATATTAGTTGA
- a CDS encoding ATP-binding protein, whose translation MDEKTIITNDIKEYKSQEELFAEWETLTAMLKKLQFVRGETDIEQTTALRKRMQIKMKLSMLRNKDFPVLSVIRDYSLCTEEQEFFMLTLIMTLSGDHFIEIGKVLRFFASNSNEVIEKTKFFAPSAKLMKDKIFLASEFMFGNKNYLETNIVINPKILNYILGIQATESKKPKSEEDTQTLFTIRNPRTDISSVVLSQSNKQQVEELINYIKNRKAINEKIQLSKTIEKGYGCILLFSGTPGTGKTLLAEGIAKELNKKLYVVNYSKMISKWVGNTEKHIEEMFRIAEKEEPVVLLDEADALLSRRVDGERHIDRSYNRELLLFLQKIEEFTGILIMTTNREVMLDDALNRRITSKINFDTPGANEREKIWRMLIPTNITIATDVNFSALATKFPFSGGYIKNAVLCGIIKAVSRSKEDITINMKDLLSASEAEYSKIHKEPTKRIGFYA comes from the coding sequence ATGGATGAAAAGACAATAATTACAAATGATATAAAGGAGTATAAATCACAAGAGGAGTTATTCGCTGAATGGGAGACACTTACTGCTATGCTTAAAAAGCTACAGTTTGTGAGAGGGGAAACTGATATTGAACAAACAACGGCTCTGAGGAAACGAATGCAGATAAAAATGAAACTGTCAATGCTGAGAAACAAAGACTTTCCTGTTTTGAGTGTAATTAGAGATTATTCCCTGTGTACAGAAGAGCAGGAATTTTTTATGCTTACTTTAATTATGACTTTGAGTGGAGACCATTTTATAGAAATTGGGAAAGTTCTCCGATTCTTTGCCTCTAACTCCAATGAAGTTATTGAAAAAACTAAATTCTTCGCACCTTCCGCTAAACTGATGAAAGATAAGATTTTTCTTGCCAGTGAATTCATGTTTGGAAATAAAAATTATTTAGAGACGAATATTGTAATTAACCCCAAAATTCTAAACTATATTCTTGGAATTCAGGCGACTGAAAGCAAGAAACCTAAATCCGAAGAAGATACACAAACTCTTTTTACCATAAGAAACCCAAGAACTGACATTTCATCGGTGGTTCTCTCTCAATCAAACAAACAACAAGTAGAAGAGCTAATTAATTATATCAAAAATAGAAAAGCAATCAACGAAAAGATACAGCTTTCTAAAACTATAGAGAAAGGGTATGGTTGTATTCTATTGTTCAGTGGCACTCCCGGCACAGGGAAGACCTTGCTTGCGGAAGGAATTGCCAAGGAGTTAAATAAAAAATTATATGTGGTAAATTATAGTAAAATGATATCAAAATGGGTAGGTAACACGGAAAAACATATAGAAGAAATGTTTCGGATTGCCGAAAAAGAAGAGCCCGTAGTGCTCTTAGATGAAGCGGATGCGCTTTTATCCCGGCGGGTGGACGGGGAAAGACATATTGACCGTTCATATAACAGGGAACTATTGCTTTTTTTACAGAAAATAGAGGAATTTACAGGTATATTAATTATGACAACAAACAGAGAAGTAATGTTGGATGATGCATTAAATAGGCGGATTACTTCCAAAATCAATTTTGATACTCCGGGAGCTAATGAGCGAGAAAAGATATGGAGGATGCTGATTCCTACAAATATAACTATAGCTACAGATGTTAATTTCTCGGCTCTTGCGACTAAATTCCCATTTTCGGGAGGATATATAAAGAATGCAGTATTATGCGGAATCATAAAAGCAGTATCACGGTCAAAAGAAGATATTACAATTAATATGAAGGATTTATTGAGTGCTTCGGAGGCAGAATATTCTAAAATACATAAAGAACCGACAAAAAGGATAGGATTTTATGCTTAA
- the cas2 gene encoding CRISPR-associated endonuclease Cas2: protein MLVLVSYDVNIKSDGGPRRLRRVAKVCKNYGQRVQFSVFECVVDPAQWEVFRKKLINEIEPERDSLRFYFLGSNWKHRVEHIGTKETVDLDGPLIV, encoded by the coding sequence ATGCTGGTATTGGTTAGCTATGATGTGAACATAAAGAGTGATGGGGGACCCCGTCGCTTAAGACGAGTTGCAAAAGTTTGTAAAAATTATGGACAGCGTGTGCAGTTTTCGGTCTTTGAATGTGTTGTTGACCCTGCACAGTGGGAAGTTTTTCGTAAAAAGTTGATTAATGAAATTGAGCCGGAGAGGGATAGCTTGAGATTTTACTTTCTTGGCTCAAACTGGAAACATAGAGTAGAACATATCGGGACTAAAGAAACAGTTGATTTAGATGGTCCGTTAATTGTATAA
- the cas7c gene encoding type I-C CRISPR-associated protein Cas7/Csd2, whose product MENIIKNRYEFVYLFDVENGNPNGDPDSGNMPRIDPETSYGIVTDVCLKRKIRNYVDIVKKNETPHKIYVREKAVLTTERSGAYQSLSKEEKKDKLSSAEAGRKFMCENYFDVRAFGAVMSTTENNCGQVRGPVQLNFARSIDAVIPMELTITRMAVETEAEREKERMMGRKNIIPYGLYRSEGYISAFLAEQTGFKEKDLELFWNALINMFDHDHSAARGKMNARKLFVFKHEGTDTNQQQKEEQAKLGCAPAHKLFELITVKPINSSKPARAFSDYSIEVSKAVPSGVKMEEKL is encoded by the coding sequence ATGGAAAACATAATAAAAAACCGCTATGAGTTTGTATATTTATTTGATGTAGAAAACGGCAATCCAAACGGAGACCCTGATTCAGGTAATATGCCACGTATTGACCCTGAGACAAGTTACGGAATTGTCACAGATGTTTGTTTAAAAAGAAAGATACGTAACTATGTAGATATAGTAAAGAAAAACGAAACACCACATAAAATTTATGTTCGTGAAAAAGCCGTGCTTACTACAGAAAGAAGTGGGGCGTACCAGTCTCTTTCTAAAGAAGAGAAAAAAGATAAACTTTCATCTGCAGAAGCAGGACGCAAATTTATGTGTGAAAACTACTTTGATGTCCGTGCATTCGGTGCTGTTATGTCAACCACAGAAAATAACTGTGGGCAAGTCCGAGGCCCTGTGCAGTTGAATTTTGCTCGTAGCATAGATGCTGTTATCCCTATGGAATTAACTATTACACGAATGGCAGTTGAAACAGAAGCTGAAAGAGAAAAAGAGAGAATGATGGGACGCAAAAATATTATTCCATACGGATTATATCGTTCCGAAGGATATATTTCCGCCTTTTTGGCTGAACAAACTGGATTTAAAGAAAAAGACTTAGAGTTATTCTGGAATGCACTTATTAATATGTTTGACCACGACCACTCAGCTGCAAGAGGGAAAATGAATGCCAGAAAATTGTTTGTATTTAAGCACGAAGGAACTGATACAAATCAACAGCAAAAAGAGGAACAAGCAAAACTTGGCTGTGCACCGGCACATAAATTATTTGAGCTAATAACGGTAAAACCAATAAATAGTTCAAAGCCAGCTAGAGCATTTTCTGATTATAGTATAGAGGTAAGCAAGGCTGTTCCAAGTGGTGTCAAAATGGAAGAAAAGTTATAA
- a CDS encoding DUF262 domain-containing HNH endonuclease family protein, with amino-acid sequence MNSKKIGDFFNGRRFFEIPKYQRGFAWEKRNIRELFDDIKEAIDTTSNHYIGTLVLSKKQNKDEHFYIVDGQQRIITITLIINALLEYLSESDVSFYRRLYIKEDKTFRLKMLGKDDNYFINLLNEIINEPENKSQRLLKEAYEEIQLIIKDVGDKKGFLDSVGNLEMMEFIEESEGDAIRIFQTVNDRGKLLSNMEKAKSLLIYFSNKYLEKRLDDKVNEIFGEIFEIYDDIKHIGETVGITLIKNMDFNEDDIMRYHFISFSDENYDPAASYVLNYLKSKLAEYRRDDKVNEYRNMETFINDYVKSLYTFFKSLKDLLERTKNIEKYYKILSILGISATLYPLIVKLETLGILEKNLSGKEYSQYTFLDLLEIIDVRVYKIPKSDPRADISRFAYMINDELKEDKIQDWLLSYNKQWTSKERFLTYLNEDIYRNSALPHIFIEYCEEINGRKYSIDELINFVNKIPTIEHILSKTPKFTYKSVGFKNSEHFLEYENTLGNLTILEKSINSTIQNKLPFDKIPFYDKSLFKMTRELSSLIHRNKKFVMKNIEERTKYLVDKISARWWC; translated from the coding sequence ATGAATAGCAAAAAAATAGGGGATTTCTTCAACGGAAGAAGATTTTTTGAGATACCAAAATACCAAAGAGGTTTTGCTTGGGAAAAAAGGAATATTAGAGAATTGTTTGATGATATAAAGGAAGCGATAGATACTACTTCAAACCACTACATAGGGACATTAGTTCTCTCTAAAAAACAAAACAAAGATGAGCATTTTTATATTGTTGATGGGCAACAAAGAATAATAACGATAACATTAATAATTAATGCATTACTTGAGTATCTCAGCGAATCTGATGTTAGTTTTTATCGCAGGCTCTATATTAAGGAAGACAAAACATTTAGATTGAAAATGTTGGGAAAGGATGATAACTATTTTATCAATTTGTTGAATGAGATAATAAATGAACCGGAAAATAAAAGCCAAAGATTATTGAAAGAAGCATATGAAGAAATCCAATTAATAATTAAAGATGTTGGCGACAAGAAAGGCTTTCTTGATTCTGTGGGGAATTTAGAAATGATGGAATTCATTGAAGAAAGTGAAGGAGATGCGATAAGAATATTTCAAACAGTTAATGACAGAGGTAAGCTTTTATCTAATATGGAAAAAGCCAAAAGTTTGCTTATCTATTTTTCAAATAAATATTTAGAGAAAAGACTTGACGATAAGGTAAACGAAATATTTGGCGAAATATTTGAAATATATGACGACATAAAACATATTGGTGAAACCGTTGGCATCACTTTAATAAAGAATATGGATTTTAATGAAGATGATATTATGAGATATCATTTTATCTCGTTTAGCGACGAAAATTATGATCCTGCTGCTTCATATGTTTTGAATTATCTTAAAAGCAAGCTTGCCGAGTATCGTAGAGATGATAAAGTAAATGAATATCGGAATATGGAAACCTTTATTAATGACTATGTAAAAAGTCTCTATACCTTTTTCAAATCGTTAAAGGATTTATTGGAAAGAACAAAAAATATAGAAAAATATTATAAAATACTTAGTATTTTAGGGATTTCAGCAACATTATATCCCTTGATTGTAAAATTGGAAACATTAGGAATTTTAGAAAAGAACCTTTCCGGGAAGGAATATAGTCAATATACATTCCTTGATCTCTTGGAAATAATAGATGTTCGAGTTTATAAGATACCAAAGTCCGACCCAAGGGCAGACATTTCAAGATTTGCGTATATGATAAATGATGAATTGAAAGAAGATAAAATACAAGACTGGCTGCTATCGTATAATAAACAATGGACGAGCAAAGAAAGATTCTTAACATATCTGAATGAAGACATCTATAGAAATAGTGCTTTGCCGCATATTTTCATAGAATACTGTGAAGAAATCAATGGTAGAAAATACTCAATTGACGAACTAATAAATTTTGTAAACAAAATCCCAACCATTGAGCATATATTATCAAAAACGCCTAAATTTACTTATAAATCTGTTGGTTTCAAAAATAGCGAACATTTTTTAGAATATGAAAATACATTGGGCAACTTAACAATTTTGGAAAAAAGTATTAATAGCACAATTCAAAATAAGCTTCCATTTGATAAAATTCCATTTTATGATAAAAGTCTATTCAAAATGACTAGAGAATTATCTTCATTAATCCATAGAAATAAAAAGTTTGTTATGAAAAATATTGAGGAAAGAACGAAGTATTTGGTTGATAAAATATCAGCACGATGGTGGTGCTAA
- the cas4 gene encoding CRISPR-associated protein Cas4, whose protein sequence is MFTEDDFLQLSALQHFVFCKRQCALIHIEQIWVENVLTAEGRTMHEKVHEEHTENRKDIRIERGMPLHSFELGLSGKTDVVEFHKTEGNENWVPFPVEYKRGKPKPDDSDKIQLCAQALCLEEMMNVKIPSGAIFYGKTRHRLDVQFDETLRNETKETAKQLHLFIDSGKTPAPVYTPKCDSCSFIDECLPKTIERKISVKEYLSAVRRDLLKEEQ, encoded by the coding sequence ATGTTCACTGAAGACGATTTTTTACAGTTGTCGGCATTACAGCATTTTGTCTTTTGTAAAAGACAATGCGCCTTGATTCATATTGAGCAAATCTGGGTTGAAAATGTTCTTACCGCAGAAGGCAGGACAATGCACGAAAAAGTTCACGAAGAACATACAGAAAATCGGAAAGACATACGAATTGAAAGAGGAATGCCTTTACATTCTTTTGAGTTGGGATTAAGCGGAAAAACTGATGTTGTGGAATTTCATAAGACAGAGGGAAATGAGAACTGGGTGCCGTTTCCTGTGGAATACAAACGGGGCAAGCCAAAACCGGATGATAGCGATAAAATTCAGCTCTGCGCACAAGCTTTATGTCTTGAGGAAATGATGAATGTTAAAATACCGTCGGGCGCTATATTTTATGGTAAAACAAGACATAGATTGGATGTGCAGTTTGATGAGACTTTGCGCAATGAAACAAAAGAAACAGCAAAGCAACTTCATCTTTTTATTGACTCTGGTAAGACCCCTGCACCGGTTTATACTCCAAAATGTGACTCTTGTTCATTTATTGATGAATGTTTACCCAAAACAATTGAACGAAAGATTTCGGTAAAAGAATACCTATCCGCTGTCAGACGAGACTTGTTGAAAGAGGAACAATGA